TAATTTGCATCGTTATTATTTCCACCTAGTCCAAATTTAGAATTAGGGTTTGCTGAAACCGTAATTTTTCCTTGGTCAACCGTAAACTGCTTGATACTACCATCAGCATTTAACTGAGGTTTACCTGTGGTGAAAATTGCCTTGTTGGCATTAATAAAGCCACCACCTTTAATACTAATACCAGATGGGTTGGCAATAATCACATCTGCCATTTGCCCTGCAACTTCCAAGTTCCCTTCAAAGCGTGAAGCCGCTGATGAATTTACTTCATTTAAAATAACTCGTGCTTCACCTGTAGCTAAAAACGGGTTGGCTGCAACGTTTCCTACCGTTTGTGTCGTAGCCCCTTGGCGGCTGTTATTCAGGACGGCACCTTCAGCCAGTACATCAAACTGTTTATAAATATTATGAGATATCCCATTTTTGGGAGTTTGAATATTAACGACAGGAACAACTGTACCAGCCGAGTTCTTACCAGCACCAATCACTGCTCTATTCGCAGCATTTGCTGCACTATCCGCCACAATACCCGCATAGACAGGTGCTAAAGGCATCCACAAACTTATACTGGCAACCAATGCTTTCACTTGCCAGAGTTGATGAAATGCCTGAGATTCAGTGTTATTAATATTGCTCTGGGTACTTGCTTCACTTTGGCCTGATGCCTTGGTTTGGCTTCGTACATTTTCGGCCACCGCCACAAACATTTGACGTGCTTTGCTATAAATAATGCGATAACTATTCTTGTTCATGAATTAAGTCTTTTCTAAAGTAAATTAATAAGAAAGGTTGATACTAAAACCGGTAACCCAGTCTTTTTTTATGCTGTCAGGTGCAATTAGCCCTCGACCTGTAAAGGCATCCAGATAAAAACTATTTTGATAGGTGCGTAGCCCTAAAACACTCCCGAGTAAATAACGCTGACCCGGTATGCTATTACGCCCATTAACCCAGCCCTGATCGACCGCCATGTAAAACTGGGTATTTGGAATTGGTGCATTCAAGCTAATTTCTTGCTGTACATACTGCCCGTTATCTCCGGAAAGCATGAGCTCACCATCAAAACCACGCACGCTATAGCGACCACCAATATAAAAGCGGTCATTCGGTACTAAAATTTTTGGTGCATATTGTCCACGCCAGTTAAGGCGATATTGAGCTGGTTTTTCGAGCAAAAGGAATGGTGTGCTAAAACGCAGATCGGCACTTAAAAGTGGCGCACGGGAGTAACCTTCAACAGGAAGATGTTTCCCCTCAATATTGGTAATATTTTCTTCTGGTGCAGTTCGGGCACCTACCCCCATCCCACGACGGTAATCGATGCTGCCGTCTAATACTGCATTTCCTAAATATTGACGATGCTGAAACCCTAAATTCCAGCCTGAGGTTCTACGGTGTAAGACATTAATCTCAACATCATCAATAAAACTTTGGCTTTCCTTATGATAAAGTTTTCCATACAGACTAGTTTTATGCTGCCCGCTACGGCTAATCACACGAGACAAATTCAGGTTGGCTTGTTGGCTGTTACCATGGTAAAGCAGTGGACCATTCGCACCTAAGACTGTTTGCTTATATTGATAGTCATTGTAGCTAAGACCTAAATCATAATAACCAACAGGCAATTGATAACTAATAAAGTAACTTCGGTTTAAGTCTTCATGAAAGTCATCTAATGAGTGACTCACGTTTAACGATAAAATATCATTTAAATGAAATGGGTTATTGACGCCTAACCCGATGTTTCCCATATAGGTACCAGTATCCTGATTACCCGAATCATCTACACTTAAATTAAAATTAACTTTTTGTAGTGGCTGAAGTTTAAGTATTAAATCGCTATAGCCCGTTAATTCTTTATCTTGACTATTTGCAGGGGCAATTTGCATATCTACCGCATAGACACGTTTGAGATTTTCCAACCCCTGATCGAGCCTTTTTAGATTTACAATGTCACCTGCTTTAAATGGCAAGCCTGTCTTAAGCTGTAATGAGGAAATTTTCCCTTCCTGAATTATGATTTTATTCAGGCGACCGATTTGCACACTCAGGTTTAAATTACCCTGATTTAAGTCTTGCGGACTCACGACAATTTGACTGGTAATAAAACCCTTTTTTAAAAGTTCGTTTTGGGCATAGTTCACGATGTTATGTAAACTTTGGGTTCCAATACATTTACCCAAAACATTCTGTGGGTGTTTTTTTATAGCTTTAACCACAAAGTTAAATTGCTGTAGTTCAGACTCTGACTGGTCATTTAAAGGGACAAGACTAATTTGTTTAACCGCCACACATGGACTCTCTTCAACAACCAGATGCTTAAAGTCCTGTAATGGCTTGGTGTTTTGGTAAGGAGTTTGCTGGGCAAGCTGGTCTTGTATTTGCTGGTTAAGCTCTTTTAAACGTTGATCTTGAAGCACCTGGCTCGGTAAAGAAACATCTTCAATCGCATAGACATATTGGTGAAAACCCGCAAAAAGAATAAGGGAAGAAGTTATAAATTTTTTAGTTAACATCTCATATACAGAATTGTACGTATAGTCACACTATTTTACATAAACACAATATATATCTCAATATTTAAGAGAATAAAAAAAGCTAGGCACTCACCTAGCTTTAATATAAAAATAACTATACTCGACTTAAATATAATCAACCTTTTGTGCTTTTAAAATATCAAGCTGCAACATCTTTTTCTTTTTATATTTATAGGCAATAAACAAACCAATAAACCATACTGGTGAAAACTCTAAAGCAATTAACGTGTCATGATCTAAAGCTAAAATTACTATAGTAAAGACTAAAAATAACATTGTCATCCATGCCATAAATAAACCACCTGGCATTTTATATTTTGACTGGATATGTAATTCAGGGCTTTTCTTACGATAATAAATATATGAAAGTACAATCAGCATGAATGTAAAAATACATAAAATTGAAGTGAGCGCTGAAATAATCGTAAATGCCGTCATAACATTTGGAACAATGAATAGAATTGATGTTCCAAGAGTTACACAAGCCATTGAAAATACGAGGCCGCGAATGGGAACTTTTCTTTTTGACAGCTTACTAAAGCTTTTAGGTGCATCGTTGTCTAAAGCTAAGCCATATAACATACGGCTGGTCGCAAAGATTCCACTGTTTGCCGAAGATAGTGCCGAAGTGGCAACAACAAAGTTGATTAAACCTGCCGCGATTGGTAACCCTACCAATGTAAACATTTCTACAAATGGGCTTTTTTCTGGTGAAACCTTAGCCCAAGATGTAACTGCAATAATACAAACCAATGCGCCCACATAGAATAATAAAATACGTAAAGGAATAGAGTTAATTGCTTTTGGAAGTGAGGTATGCGGGTCTTTAGTTTCAGCAGCAGTTGTACCAACTAGCTCAATACCCACAAACGCAAATATGGCAATTTGGAAGCCAGCTAAGAAACCTGTTACACCATAAGGAAACATTGATTGTGTTTCGAACAAATGGCTCATTGAGGCCTTAACCCCATTTGGAGAAGTAAAACCAGTACCAATTAAATAAATACCAGCCAAAATAAACAGAATAATTGCAGTAATTTTGATGAGTGAGAACCAAAACTCAAGTTCACCGAACAATCGAACGGCCACAAAGTTGAGTATGGTTAAGACGGCCAATGAAGTAAATGCAGGAATCCAAACGGGTAAATCGGGATACCAAAACTGCATGTACCCTCCGATCACAATCACATCGGCAATCGCAGTAATAATCCAGTTACACCAGTACGACCAACCAAGGAAAAAACCCGCCCACGGACCAAGATAAGCCGTTGCAAAATCGGCGAAGGTTTTAAAATTAGTGTTCGCAAGCAACAATTCACCCATTGCTCGCATTACGAAGAAAAAGAAGAAACCAATAATTAAATAGGTTAAAACAATTGAAGTACCCGAAACACTTAATGTTTTCCCGGAACCCATAAATAATCCTGTACCAATTGCACCACCAATTGCGATCATCTGAATATGACGATTGGTTAATGAGCGCTGCAATTTCTCTTCTTCTTGTTCAGTCATATGTTGACTACCAAGAAGATCTCCTTCCAGGAACTGCTTTCCGTTATTCTTACTCATGTAATATTTACTCCAATTTATAGCAACCGTCGTAAATGCTTTAATAATAAATAAATTATATGATTATTAATTTAGTCCATTAAATCATGTTAAAAATATTATTAAACCACTTAAAACCTTATAAATTCCTTTTTAAAAGCTATTACCTATAACAATAATCATTAATCATTAATCCTTTCCTTCATTATTATATTAGCCCGCTTTCCTCAATATAACTTCAATAAATATTTAAAATATATAATTTAATTAAATATTTTATTTACTTACTCTTTATATAGAAAATCAGGCTAATTAATCCCAGCTCAGTGAGCAAGATTGCATTTATCCATATGCCCATCTTGCGCTAGCGATAATATAGTATTCCTTCTTAAATTTGGTGAAATGTATAGTAATTTCTGCTTAATTAACAGCCATTCGAAAATGTTCAGTCGCTTTGAGTTTATTGACCACTTCAGGACTCGAAACTTGTTTAACTTGAACACTTAGCACCCGAACTAAAGAGCCATTTTCAACATTCAATTGTTTTGCTTGTTCTTTCGTTAACTGCAATATGTTCTCATGAGGTTTGCTATACACAAGAATCGAGCGATAATTTTCATAGTCATCATTAGCCACAATGTAAGCTTCATCACCTACAGCGATATTTTGAGGCTGTTCGATTTGAACCGTTACAGACTGGCTCTCTTTAATTGCCCGTAAATTTTCGATATCAGCTTGCAGCGTCGCACCACCATCAAAAATATCGACATAGCCTTTATAGCGTAGTCCCTCTTCAAGCAAGAGGTTGTAAGCTGGTCGAGTATTTGGATGAACAATACCAATCGCAGCTTTAGCATCGTCAGGTAACATATCGACATAGAGTGGATGTCTTGGCATTAGCTCAGCAATAAAAGCCTTTTGCCCGACTCCACTCAAATAATCGGCTTTGGTAAATTCAATATTAAAAAACTTATGACCTACCGCATTCCAAAATGGTGATTGTCCATTTGCATCAGAGTATCCACGCATTTCAGCAACAATCGTTTCTTCGAAATATTGGCGAAATGCTGACAGAAACAAGAAGCGAACTTTAGATAAAAACTTGCCATTTTTATTTAAGCGATAGTCAGGGTCTAAAAATAAAGTACAAAGCTCACTACAGTTGGTATGGTCATTACTCAAATACAAAGTAGGTAAAGCGTTATAAACACTTAACGGTTCTGACGCATGAACTTGGGTTCCTACATGAAAGTTGTACCAAGGCTCTTTTAAACCAAGTGCGACTTCAATACCGCAAACACCAACGACTTTGTTGAGTTCAGTATCTTCTAAAACAAATAAATAGACCTGATCTGCTTTTGATAATTCTCCTGCGACAGTTTTACAAGCCCGCTCAATACGAGCAGCAAGTTTTTCCATATTGGGCTGCAAAGATGTCAAACCAAAACCCGCTTTTTGCGCCAACAGGTAAAGGTCATTAACATCATTAGGTTCGATGTAGCGAATAATCATCATGCTGCTTGTTCGTCCTTTTGAATTTCCACAAAGCGAGCAAGCGCACGTTCAAAGCGTTTTAAGCCTTCATCAATATCAGCAAATGGAATAATTAAAGACGGCGTAAAACGTAGAACATTTGGACCTGCAATAAGACTCAGTAAACCTTCTTCACCTGCAAGGTTATTAATATCTTTTGCTTTACCAGCAAATTTGTCTTTTAAGGCACAACCAATCAGTAACCCTTCACCACGAATCGTTTCAAAGATTTCATATTTTTCATTTAATTGATTTAAAGCGTTTTTATAGTAATCATGACGTTCTTTCACACCTTCAAGCACTTCAGGCGTATTAATAAATTCAAATACTGCACCGGCAACCGCACTTGCTAACGGATTACCGCCGTAAGTTGTACCATGTGTACCCACTGAAAAATGCGGAGCAAATTTATCAGTTGTTAACATTGCACCCACCGGGAAGCCACCGCCTAATGCTTTTGCAGTCGTTAACACATCTGGAATAACACCAGAGTTCATGTAGGCATAAAGTGCGCCTGTACGGCCTACACCAGTTTGCACTTCATCAAAAATAAGTAAGGCACCAAACTCATCACACAGTGCACGTAAACCTTTTAAAAATTCGATGTCAGCAGGAATAACGCCGCCTTCACCTTGGATCGGTTCAACAATGACTGCACATGTTTGCTCATTAATCACCGCTTTTGCAGCTTCTAAATCGTTAAAGGCAACATGGTTAATTCCGTTTGGAAGTGGTGCAAAGTCTTGTGAATATTTAGGTTGACCACCCGCTGAAACGGTAAATAAGGTACGGCCATGGAAAGCATTATTAAATGCCACAATGCCACTTTTACCAGCAACGCCGCTATCTAAACCAACTTTACGAGCCAGTTTTAATGCAGCTTCGTTCGCTTCTGCACCTGAGTTACAGAAGAAAACCTTGTCTGCAAATGTATTTTCGGTGAGTTGTTTTGCAAGGCGTAGAACGGGTTCATTGGTATAACCGTTACCTACATGCCAAAGTTTTGTTGCTTGTTCTGTTAAAGCATTTACTGCCACTGGATGCGCATGACCTAATGCGTTTACTGCAATCCCGCCTGCAAAATCAATATATTCTTTATTTTCTTGATCCCAAATACGTGAACCTTCGCCACGTACCGGAATGAAATTTGCCGGTGCAAAAACTGGAACCATCCACTCGTTAAAGTCACTACGTGAAACTGCAAAATTATTCATTTTATCTAGTCCATTAAATTAAAATTATGAGGGTTAGCTGATGACCCTATTATTCAAAATCAAATTGATTCACAAAATTTGTAATTCAGCAAAAAATGAATTATTTTTTACCAATTTGATAATTGACAATTACAATATGGATAACATTGATCAAATTATTTTAGGTTTACTTAAAGATAACGCACGGATGTCTGTTACCGAGTTAGCCGAAAAAGTTCACGTTTCAAGAGCAACTATTAAAAAGAGAATGGAGTATTTAGAGTCTTCAGGCATCATTACCGGATATACAGTACGGTTTAAACCCAATGCTGAACGCAACGTTATTCGTGCATGGATGAGCATTATGGTTGAAGGGACCAAAGCTCAGTCTGTGATTAAAGAACTACGCCTAGAAAGTGCCGTTGAATGTTTGCATAAAACCAATGGCAAATGGGATATTTTGGTCGAGCTACGCTCTGATACCTTAGAAAACTTCGACAAAGTTTTAGAGAGAATCAGGAACATTTCAGGTATTTATAACAGTGAAACTAGCATTCTGCTTGCGAGTCATAAGACCTAATTATTCATTTTAATTTCAATAAATAAGAACTCGAAATTGATGAGCTAAGCACAAGATCTGGCTCATCAAGCTGCTCTCAATTAGAAAAATTATTCTATTATTTTTCATCAAATCTACTGAACGAGTACGACAAAGAGCCTCTTCTAAAAATCTTCAATAAATTTTTAATTTTTTAAATAATCAAATCAAAAACTTAATTTCTAATTTGATTTAAATCCCAACTTTTTTCACTCACTCCCCTCATCAAAGCATTTGACAGAAAATTTAAAACATAATACATATAGTATTATATGTTATATGTTAAAACCTAAGGACAAGGTATAAAAAATGGCTAAAACTCAACTACAACACTTTATTAACAGCGAATATGTTGCTAGCAAAGGAAATGATTATTTCGACTTGGTAAGCCCAGTGACTGGTGAAGTTTATGCACAATCACCGAATGCAACGGAGGCCGAAGTTGATGCAGCTTATGCTGCTGCAAAAGAAGCATTCAAAATTTGGGGACGCAGCACACCTTCAACTCGTCAAAAAGCATTATTGAATTTGGCAGATGCTATTGAAGCAAATGCGGAGCGTTTAATTGAGGCGCAAAGTCGTAATACAGGTCAGTTAAAACACTTAATTGCATCGGAAGAAGTAGGTGCATCGGCAGATCAAGTGCGTTTCTTTGCAGGCGCTGCCCGCTTACTCAATGGCACAGCTTCAGGTGAATATTTAGAAGGTTTAACCTCTTCTATTCGCCGCGAACCAGTCGGTGTAGTTGGTCAAGTTACGCCTTGGAACTATCCACTTATGATGGCTGTTTGGAAAATTGCACCTGCTTTGGCTGCGGGTAACACAGTGGTACTAAAACCAAGTGATACCACCCCTGAAAGTACGCTTTTACTGGCAGAAATTGCTGCACCTTTTTTCCCTAAAGGCGCATTTAACGTGGTGTTAGGTCAGGCTCAGGTAGGTTC
This genomic stretch from Acinetobacter oleivorans DR1 harbors:
- a CDS encoding ShlB/FhaC/HecB family hemolysin secretion/activation protein; translated protein: MLTKKFITSSLILFAGFHQYVYAIEDVSLPSQVLQDQRLKELNQQIQDQLAQQTPYQNTKPLQDFKHLVVEESPCVAVKQISLVPLNDQSESELQQFNFVVKAIKKHPQNVLGKCIGTQSLHNIVNYAQNELLKKGFITSQIVVSPQDLNQGNLNLSVQIGRLNKIIIQEGKISSLQLKTGLPFKAGDIVNLKRLDQGLENLKRVYAVDMQIAPANSQDKELTGYSDLILKLQPLQKVNFNLSVDDSGNQDTGTYMGNIGLGVNNPFHLNDILSLNVSHSLDDFHEDLNRSYFISYQLPVGYYDLGLSYNDYQYKQTVLGANGPLLYHGNSQQANLNLSRVISRSGQHKTSLYGKLYHKESQSFIDDVEINVLHRRTSGWNLGFQHRQYLGNAVLDGSIDYRRGMGVGARTAPEENITNIEGKHLPVEGYSRAPLLSADLRFSTPFLLLEKPAQYRLNWRGQYAPKILVPNDRFYIGGRYSVRGFDGELMLSGDNGQYVQQEISLNAPIPNTQFYMAVDQGWVNGRNSIPGQRYLLGSVLGLRTYQNSFYLDAFTGRGLIAPDSIKKDWVTGFSINLSY
- a CDS encoding amino acid permease; the protein is MSKNNGKQFLEGDLLGSQHMTEQEEEKLQRSLTNRHIQMIAIGGAIGTGLFMGSGKTLSVSGTSIVLTYLIIGFFFFFVMRAMGELLLANTNFKTFADFATAYLGPWAGFFLGWSYWCNWIITAIADVIVIGGYMQFWYPDLPVWIPAFTSLAVLTILNFVAVRLFGELEFWFSLIKITAIILFILAGIYLIGTGFTSPNGVKASMSHLFETQSMFPYGVTGFLAGFQIAIFAFVGIELVGTTAAETKDPHTSLPKAINSIPLRILLFYVGALVCIIAVTSWAKVSPEKSPFVEMFTLVGLPIAAGLINFVVATSALSSANSGIFATSRMLYGLALDNDAPKSFSKLSKRKVPIRGLVFSMACVTLGTSILFIVPNVMTAFTIISALTSILCIFTFMLIVLSYIYYRKKSPELHIQSKYKMPGGLFMAWMTMLFLVFTIVILALDHDTLIALEFSPVWFIGLFIAYKYKKKKMLQLDILKAQKVDYI
- the astA gene encoding arginine N-succinyltransferase, which gives rise to MMIIRYIEPNDVNDLYLLAQKAGFGLTSLQPNMEKLAARIERACKTVAGELSKADQVYLFVLEDTELNKVVGVCGIEVALGLKEPWYNFHVGTQVHASEPLSVYNALPTLYLSNDHTNCSELCTLFLDPDYRLNKNGKFLSKVRFLFLSAFRQYFEETIVAEMRGYSDANGQSPFWNAVGHKFFNIEFTKADYLSGVGQKAFIAELMPRHPLYVDMLPDDAKAAIGIVHPNTRPAYNLLLEEGLRYKGYVDIFDGGATLQADIENLRAIKESQSVTVQIEQPQNIAVGDEAYIVANDDYENYRSILVYSKPHENILQLTKEQAKQLNVENGSLVRVLSVQVKQVSSPEVVNKLKATEHFRMAVN
- a CDS encoding aspartate aminotransferase family protein; translation: MNNFAVSRSDFNEWMVPVFAPANFIPVRGEGSRIWDQENKEYIDFAGGIAVNALGHAHPVAVNALTEQATKLWHVGNGYTNEPVLRLAKQLTENTFADKVFFCNSGAEANEAALKLARKVGLDSGVAGKSGIVAFNNAFHGRTLFTVSAGGQPKYSQDFAPLPNGINHVAFNDLEAAKAVINEQTCAVIVEPIQGEGGVIPADIEFLKGLRALCDEFGALLIFDEVQTGVGRTGALYAYMNSGVIPDVLTTAKALGGGFPVGAMLTTDKFAPHFSVGTHGTTYGGNPLASAVAGAVFEFINTPEVLEGVKERHDYYKNALNQLNEKYEIFETIRGEGLLIGCALKDKFAGKAKDINNLAGEEGLLSLIAGPNVLRFTPSLIIPFADIDEGLKRFERALARFVEIQKDEQAA
- a CDS encoding Lrp/AsnC family transcriptional regulator; the encoded protein is MDNIDQIILGLLKDNARMSVTELAEKVHVSRATIKKRMEYLESSGIITGYTVRFKPNAERNVIRAWMSIMVEGTKAQSVIKELRLESAVECLHKTNGKWDILVELRSDTLENFDKVLERIRNISGIYNSETSILLASHKT